The proteins below come from a single Mesobacillus jeotgali genomic window:
- the xerC gene encoding tyrosine recombinase XerC: MEANVNNSLNLFIEYLQIEKNYSQYTIEHYQHDIREFFLFMSEQGLTSLDEVEYADTRIYLTKLFDQQLSRKSVARRISCMRSFYKFLLREKIVGDNPFSLVSIPKLEKRLPDFFYEEELSQLFKACETETAIGKRNKALLELLYATGIRVGECCKITLKDMDLSLSTVLIHGKRKKDRYVPFGSFAQDAIEDYIKNGRPELLKTKEDHGHLFVNFRGGPLTDRGIREILNKLIEKSALTGKIHPHKLRHSFATHMMSNGADMRTVQELMGHEFLSSTQVYTHVTKEHLRNIYMSHHPRA; the protein is encoded by the coding sequence TGGAAGCAAATGTGAACAATTCTTTAAACTTATTTATTGAATATTTACAAATTGAAAAAAATTACTCACAATATACAATTGAACATTATCAACATGATATTAGGGAATTTTTTTTGTTCATGTCTGAGCAAGGCCTGACCAGTCTGGATGAAGTTGAGTATGCTGATACAAGGATTTACCTGACAAAATTATTTGACCAGCAGCTATCCAGAAAGTCAGTCGCCCGAAGGATTTCGTGTATGCGCAGCTTTTACAAGTTCTTGCTTCGTGAAAAAATAGTCGGGGATAACCCATTTTCTCTCGTATCCATCCCGAAACTGGAAAAGCGGCTGCCAGACTTTTTTTATGAAGAGGAACTTTCCCAGCTATTTAAAGCATGTGAAACCGAGACCGCGATCGGAAAAAGGAACAAAGCCCTATTGGAACTGCTTTATGCTACAGGAATCCGTGTAGGTGAGTGCTGTAAAATCACTCTTAAGGATATGGATTTATCTCTATCTACAGTTTTAATTCATGGAAAAAGGAAAAAGGATAGATATGTGCCTTTCGGAAGTTTTGCACAGGATGCGATTGAAGACTACATAAAAAATGGAAGACCAGAGCTTCTAAAAACGAAAGAAGATCATGGCCATTTATTTGTAAATTTCCGTGGCGGCCCTCTTACGGACAGAGGAATCAGGGAGATTCTGAATAAACTGATCGAAAAGTCTGCCCTGACAGGGAAAATCCATCCCCATAAACTGCGCCATTCTTTCGCTACACATATGATGAGCAATGGAGCAGACATGAGGACAGTACAGGAGCTGATGGGCCATGAATTCCTGTCTTCAACGCAAGTATATACCCATGTTACGAAAGAGCACTTGCGAAATATTTACATGTCACATCATCCGAGGGCTTAA
- the hslV gene encoding ATP-dependent protease subunit HslV gives MSEFHATTIFAVQHKGQCAMSGDGQVTFGNAVVMKHTAKKVRKLFNGKVIAGFAGSVADAFTLFEMFEGKLEEYNGNLQRAAVELAKQWRSDKVLRKLEAMLIVLNETDMLLISGTGEVIEPDDGILAIGSGGNYALSAGRALKQYAGEHLTAKEIAKSSLEIAADICVYTNHNIIVEEL, from the coding sequence ATGTCTGAGTTCCATGCCACAACGATATTTGCTGTTCAACATAAGGGCCAATGCGCAATGTCAGGCGATGGCCAGGTGACCTTTGGGAATGCTGTAGTGATGAAACACACAGCTAAGAAGGTTCGGAAGTTGTTTAATGGTAAAGTAATTGCAGGTTTTGCCGGTTCAGTTGCAGACGCATTCACCCTGTTTGAAATGTTTGAAGGCAAGCTTGAGGAATACAATGGAAATCTCCAAAGGGCTGCAGTCGAACTAGCAAAGCAATGGAGAAGTGATAAAGTCCTCAGGAAGCTTGAGGCGATGTTGATTGTATTGAATGAGACTGATATGCTTCTTATTTCCGGAACAGGTGAAGTCATTGAGCCTGATGATGGCATTCTTGCGATTGGTTCTGGAGGAAATTATGCTTTGTCTGCAGGCCGTGCATTAAAGCAATATGCTGGGGAACATTTAACAGCGAAAGAAATCGCGAAGTCTTCATTGGAAATTGCTGCTGACATTTGTGTTTACACAAACCACAATATTATCGTGGAAGAACTGTAA
- the hslU gene encoding HslU--HslV peptidase ATPase subunit: MKQTTSLTPRQIVEKLDQYIIGQKDAKKAVAVALRNRYRRGLLAENIRDEIIPKNILMIGPTGVGKTEIARRMAKLVGAPFVKVEATKFTEVGYVGRDVESMVRDLVETSIRLVKEEKMERVKEPAEENANRRLVELLVPSAKKSVNYKNPLEMLFGGSQQQPEQESNQSEDLGLFEKRKIIKQRLDQGELEDELVTVEVEEQAPSMFDMLQGSGMEQMGMNMQDALSGLVPKKRKKRKLPVREARKVLINEEAQKLIDMDEVTQEATYRAEQAGIIFIDEIDKIASKNSGGSSADVSREGVQRDILPVVEGSTVNTKYGPVKTDHILFVAAGAFHMAKPSDLIPELQGRFPIRVELTKLTVEDFYRILVEPDNALTKQYEALLETEGIQIEFSDDAIRKIAEVAYDVNQNTDNIGARRLQTILEKLLEDLSFEAPDINLEKVAITPQYVEEKLGAIARNKDLSQFIL, from the coding sequence GTGAAACAAACGACAAGTTTAACTCCAAGGCAGATCGTGGAAAAGCTGGATCAGTATATTATCGGCCAAAAGGATGCAAAAAAAGCTGTTGCAGTTGCTCTCAGAAATAGATACCGCCGCGGCTTGCTCGCTGAAAATATCCGTGATGAAATCATCCCGAAAAATATCCTGATGATTGGCCCAACTGGTGTAGGTAAAACGGAGATTGCCAGAAGAATGGCTAAGCTGGTAGGTGCCCCTTTCGTCAAGGTCGAGGCGACAAAGTTCACTGAAGTGGGCTATGTTGGCCGTGATGTCGAATCAATGGTGAGAGACCTTGTTGAAACATCAATCAGGCTTGTCAAAGAGGAAAAGATGGAGCGAGTAAAGGAACCGGCAGAGGAAAACGCAAATCGCCGTCTAGTTGAATTGCTGGTCCCTTCAGCGAAAAAATCCGTCAATTACAAAAATCCACTGGAAATGTTATTCGGCGGCAGCCAGCAGCAGCCTGAACAAGAGTCTAATCAATCTGAAGACTTAGGGTTGTTTGAAAAGCGTAAAATCATCAAGCAAAGGCTCGATCAAGGTGAGCTTGAGGATGAGCTGGTAACGGTCGAGGTCGAGGAACAAGCCCCTTCCATGTTTGATATGCTCCAGGGTTCCGGAATGGAACAGATGGGAATGAACATGCAGGATGCTTTAAGTGGCTTAGTGCCGAAGAAGCGCAAGAAACGAAAACTCCCTGTCCGTGAAGCAAGGAAGGTATTAATCAATGAAGAGGCTCAAAAGCTTATTGATATGGATGAGGTAACTCAGGAAGCTACATATCGTGCTGAGCAGGCAGGCATTATTTTCATTGATGAGATTGATAAGATTGCCAGCAAGAATTCCGGTGGATCCAGTGCTGATGTTTCGCGTGAGGGTGTTCAGAGGGACATACTGCCTGTTGTGGAAGGATCGACTGTTAACACGAAATATGGTCCTGTAAAAACTGACCATATCTTATTTGTCGCTGCTGGTGCCTTCCATATGGCAAAGCCTTCTGATCTGATTCCTGAATTGCAAGGGCGTTTCCCAATCAGGGTAGAGCTTACTAAGCTGACAGTTGAAGACTTCTACAGGATTCTAGTTGAGCCTGATAACGCGCTTACAAAGCAATACGAAGCTTTATTGGAAACTGAAGGTATACAAATTGAATTTTCTGACGATGCTATTCGTAAGATAGCAGAAGTCGCTTATGACGTGAACCAAAATACGGATAATATTGGAGCCAGAAGGCTGCAGACGATTCTTGAGAAGCTGCTGGAAGACCTCAGCTTTGAAGCTCCAGACATCAATCTGGAGAAGGTAGCGATCACTCCGCAATATGTAGAAGAAAAACTAGGCGCTATCGCAAGAAACAAAGATTTAAGCCAGTTCATATTATAA
- the codY gene encoding GTP-sensing pleiotropic transcriptional regulator CodY, producing the protein MDLLSKTRKINALLQKAAGKPVNFKEMSETLSEVIEANIFVVSRRGKLLGVGINQQIENERMVKMLEDRQFPEEYTKNLFNIQETSPNLDVDSEYTAFPVENKELFKNGLTTIVPIIGGGERLGTLILARLEEQFHDDDLILAEYGATVVGMEILREKAEEIEDEARSKAVVQMAISSLSYSELEAIEHIFEELNGKEGLLVASKIADRVGITRSVIVNALRKLESAGVIESRSLGMKGTYIKVLNDKFLFELEKLKSN; encoded by the coding sequence ATGGACTTACTATCAAAAACTAGAAAAATTAATGCCCTGCTCCAAAAAGCCGCCGGCAAACCGGTAAACTTTAAAGAAATGTCAGAGACGCTAAGCGAAGTCATCGAAGCGAACATCTTCGTTGTCAGCCGCAGAGGGAAGCTATTAGGCGTAGGAATCAATCAGCAAATTGAAAACGAGCGCATGGTAAAAATGCTTGAAGACCGCCAATTCCCTGAAGAGTACACAAAGAATCTTTTCAATATCCAGGAGACATCACCTAACCTGGATGTGGACAGTGAGTACACAGCATTTCCTGTTGAAAACAAAGAGCTTTTCAAAAACGGGTTAACAACAATCGTGCCGATCATCGGCGGCGGTGAGCGCCTGGGAACACTGATCCTTGCCCGTCTCGAAGAACAATTCCACGATGATGACCTTATTCTAGCTGAATATGGCGCAACAGTGGTAGGGATGGAAATCCTTCGTGAAAAGGCTGAAGAGATTGAAGATGAAGCTCGCAGCAAAGCTGTAGTACAAATGGCAATCAGTTCTCTATCCTATAGTGAACTAGAAGCAATTGAGCACATCTTCGAAGAACTTAACGGAAAAGAAGGCTTGCTGGTAGCTTCAAAAATCGCTGACAGAGTCGGCATCACTCGTTCTGTAATCGTCAACGCGCTGCGTAAGCTGGAAAGTGCAGGCGTAATCGAGTCCCGTTCCCTAGGAATGAAAGGAACTTATATCAAGGTTTTAAATGACAAGTTCCTGTTTGAACTTGAAAAGCTTAAGAGCAACTAA
- the flgB gene encoding flagellar basal body rod protein FlgB: MKLFSNTVSTLEHALNYSSAKQKVISQNIANVDTPNYKAKDVSFKAVFQDVMGQSFQANRSDARHYEFSSRANTLPGVVNNPFVNYNENGNSVDMDKEMADLATNQIYYNALTERINGKFNSLQTVIRGGK; encoded by the coding sequence TTGAAGTTGTTTTCAAATACAGTATCAACCCTCGAGCATGCGTTGAACTATTCTTCTGCAAAGCAGAAAGTCATTTCGCAGAATATCGCGAATGTTGATACACCGAACTATAAAGCGAAGGATGTGTCCTTTAAGGCTGTGTTCCAGGATGTCATGGGACAATCCTTTCAAGCAAATAGATCTGACGCCCGGCATTATGAATTCAGCAGCAGGGCGAACACTTTGCCTGGAGTCGTTAATAATCCGTTTGTGAATTATAACGAAAATGGGAACAGCGTTGATATGGATAAAGAAATGGCCGACCTGGCTACGAACCAAATTTACTACAATGCGCTGACTGAGAGGATTAATGGAAAATTCAACTCTCTCCAAACAGTCATTAGGGGAGGTAAGTAA
- the flgC gene encoding flagellar basal body rod protein FlgC, with the protein MSMFHSMNTTASALTAQRLRMDVISSNMANVDSTRGVNGEPYRRKMVVLEPKEGNFSSFLNRAMGKTEGAGAGNGVKVSRIVEDRENPLKMVYDPEHPDADQEGYVAYPNVDPLREMVDLISATRSYEANVTVFNASKGMMMKALEIGK; encoded by the coding sequence ATGAGCATGTTTCATAGCATGAACACGACAGCTTCTGCGTTGACTGCCCAGCGCCTAAGGATGGATGTCATTTCTTCAAACATGGCGAACGTCGATTCGACAAGAGGAGTAAATGGAGAGCCATACCGCAGGAAGATGGTTGTCCTTGAACCTAAGGAAGGAAACTTTTCTTCATTCCTAAATAGAGCAATGGGGAAAACCGAAGGAGCGGGAGCAGGAAATGGGGTTAAAGTATCAAGAATTGTAGAGGACAGAGAAAATCCGCTTAAGATGGTATATGATCCTGAACACCCTGATGCTGATCAAGAAGGATATGTTGCTTACCCGAATGTAGATCCTTTAAGGGAAATGGTGGATTTGATAAGTGCGACTCGTTCTTATGAAGCCAATGTCACAGTTTTTAACGCTTCCAAGGGTATGATGATGAAAGCCCTTGAGATCGGTAAATAA
- the fliE gene encoding flagellar hook-basal body complex protein FliE: protein MVKPFQTKVSTPTPTPYEAQKSFSSVLKQSIENLNNTQLQSDAMTNKLARGENVDLHQVMIASQKASITLQATMEVRNKVVEAYQEMMRMQV, encoded by the coding sequence ATGGTCAAACCATTTCAAACAAAAGTGTCTACTCCCACACCTACACCATACGAAGCACAAAAAAGTTTTTCGTCCGTACTTAAGCAATCTATTGAAAATTTAAATAACACACAGCTTCAGTCAGATGCGATGACAAATAAATTGGCTCGTGGGGAAAATGTAGACCTGCATCAGGTAATGATAGCAAGCCAAAAGGCGAGCATTACACTGCAGGCTACAATGGAAGTCAGAAATAAAGTAGTTGAAGCATATCAGGAAATGATGAGAATGCAAGTTTAA